A stretch of Solea senegalensis isolate Sse05_10M linkage group LG10, IFAPA_SoseM_1, whole genome shotgun sequence DNA encodes these proteins:
- the LOC122775530 gene encoding uncharacterized protein LOC122775530, which yields MEPVNSVETADNQFVVPPSPPSHVPPTLRDGECFHVFISYSSTDYQWTHSIINHLESCGLQVCYHERDFTPGRTVLENMSECIQESQKVLLVLSPEFVRSRWCLLEANMSLFRDCLERKPIVPVLLQPGVSVPLHLCHLTYLEANDPDLMNKLLKVLCTPNKQLQGSTVVPFQPPSIYNGKALQPLTAVNDEELNAWDSGWFSDMEVPEQLRLVIEDQERYKKAVQMINNVSQNWLRPLWLRVLLGIAGVIAFLVLVASCIFTTAVINSEFLFKPKKGPTELWCLSLIVLFIVPFGLLIHLSLWKNVDSKYIVREMQKAVGQANTALSKEKVLIGCQSNSKLYLVYVSLEGCKQEVAKTFSDEDGNADDMFQRALIFFSSGYACSLAKRHFPFPQPSSTGHLEGGVCFCQYVSQQLSRGEWT from the coding sequence ATGGAGCCAGTGAACTCAGTTGAGACCGCTGACAATCAGTTTGTTGTCCCACCATCTCCACCTTCTCATGTTCCTCCTACACTGAGGGACGGGGAGTGTTTCCATGTCTTCATTAGCTACAGCAGCACTGACTACCAGTGGACTCACTCCATCATCAACCACCTGGAGTCCTGTGGCTTGCAGGTCTGCTACCATGAGCGTGACTTCACCCCTGGACGTACAGTATTGGAGAACATGTCTGAGTGCATCCAGGAGAGCCAGAAGGTGCTGCTGGTTCTCAGTCCAGAGTTTGTGAGGAGCCGCTGGTGTCTCCTGGAGGCCAACATGTCTCTGTTCAGAGACTGCCTTGAGAGGAAACCCATTGTCCCAGTGTTGCTGCAGCCAGGAGTGTCAGTTCCTCTCCACCTCTGCCACCTCACCTATCTGGAGGCAAATGATCCTGACTTAATGAACAAGCTGCTCAAGGTTCTCTGCACCCCCAACAAGCAGCTCCAAGGCTCTACTGTGGTGCCTTTCCAGCCTCCCTCTATCTACAATGGGAAGGCCCTGCAGCCTTTGACTGCTGTCAATGATGAGGAGCTCAATGCATGGGATTCTGGATGGTTCAGTGACATGGAGGTGCCAGAACAACTGAGACTGGTCATTGAGGACCAGGAGAGATACAAGAAAGCTGTGCAGATGATCAACAATGTCTCTCAAAACTGGTTGCGACCACTCTGGCTTAGAGTACTATTGGGCATTGCTGGTGTGATAGCATTTTTAGTGTTGGTTGCTTCATGTATATTTACAACCGCAGTTATAAATAGTGAGTTTTTGTTCAAACCTAAAAAAGGTCCTACGGAATTATGGTGCCTCAGTctcattgttttgttcattGTTCCATTCGGGCTACTTATTCATCTCAGTCTTTGGAAGAATGTTGATTCGAAGTACATCGTGAGGGAGATGCAGAAAGCTGTAGGTCAGGCAAACACGGCCCTTTCTAAGGAGAAAGTGTTAATAGGCTGTCAGTCCAATTCCAAACTCTATCTGGTGTATGTTTCTCTGGAGGGATGCAAACAAGAGGTcgcaaaaacattttcagacgAGGATGGCAATGCTGATGATATGTTTCAAAGAGCTCTGATTTTCTTCTCATCAGGCTACGCCTGCAGCCTTGCCAAGAGACACTTCCCTTTTCCCCAGCCCAGCTCCACTGGTCACCTAGAGGGAGGGGTGTGTTTCTGTCAGTATGTCTCACAGCAGCTGAGCAGAGGAGAATGGACATAG